A single genomic interval of Lentimicrobium saccharophilum harbors:
- a CDS encoding KpsF/GutQ family sugar-phosphate isomerase, giving the protein MKTADQIRQIAFRTIAEEASAISQLGNYLTDDFIRSVELILACTGRVIVTGIGKSANIGAKLVSTFNSTGTPASFMHAADAIHGDLGMIRAGDVIICLSKSGDTPEIKVLIPLLKLMGNKLIAIVGNTESYLAGNADLVINSTVNREACPNNLAPTASTTAQLVMGDALAVALLECRGFTRQDFARYHPGGALGKRLYLRVADLYKYNEKPEVQADDNMRAVLLEISSKRLGATAVLNGSKLAGIITDGDIRRMLHRETPVENLKAADIMTRDPLTVDAEILVADALDIMRKNNITQMLVMENNEYAGVIHLHDILKEGII; this is encoded by the coding sequence TTGAAGACAGCAGATCAGATCAGGCAGATTGCATTCCGGACCATTGCTGAAGAAGCGTCAGCCATCAGCCAGCTCGGCAATTATCTTACAGATGATTTTATCCGCAGTGTTGAATTAATCCTTGCCTGCACAGGCAGGGTCATCGTTACCGGGATCGGTAAGAGCGCCAACATCGGCGCCAAACTGGTAAGCACTTTCAACAGCACGGGAACGCCGGCCAGCTTTATGCACGCGGCGGATGCCATCCACGGCGACCTGGGCATGATCAGGGCCGGAGATGTTATTATCTGCCTTTCGAAAAGCGGCGACACCCCCGAAATAAAGGTGCTGATCCCCTTGCTGAAGCTGATGGGCAACAAGCTGATTGCCATAGTGGGCAACACGGAATCCTACCTGGCCGGAAATGCGGATCTGGTAATCAACTCGACGGTCAACCGCGAAGCTTGCCCGAATAACCTGGCACCTACCGCCAGCACAACCGCCCAGCTGGTGATGGGCGACGCCCTGGCCGTAGCATTGCTGGAATGCCGGGGATTTACCCGTCAGGATTTTGCCCGGTATCATCCCGGCGGTGCACTGGGCAAAAGACTCTACCTCAGGGTTGCAGACCTCTACAAATACAATGAAAAGCCGGAGGTTCAGGCAGACGACAATATGCGCGCCGTGCTGCTCGAAATCTCTTCGAAACGCCTGGGCGCCACCGCCGTCCTCAACGGATCAAAACTTGCCGGCATCATCACGGATGGGGACATCCGGCGCATGCTCCACCGCGAAACCCCGGTCGAAAACCTTAAAGCAGCCGACATTATGACCCGCGACCCGCTGACCGTCGATGCGGAAATCCTGGTCGCCGACGCCCTCGACATCATGAGGAAAAACAATATCACCCAGATGCTTGTTATGGAAAACAACGAATATGCCGGCGTTATTCATCTGCATGACATCCTGAAAGAAGGAATCATCTGA
- a CDS encoding carboxymuconolactone decarboxylase family protein, with translation MGTKPEAFNSYREKMNERLLGAENNKVIKRIFNVDTNAYLEGQLPVKTKEMLGLVASMVLRCDDCIRYHLIKCHENGMTEAELMEVMGIANLVGGTIVIPHTRRAVEFWDELNA, from the coding sequence ATGGGAACAAAACCTGAAGCGTTTAACAGCTACCGCGAAAAAATGAATGAACGCCTCCTGGGCGCTGAAAACAATAAAGTGATCAAGCGGATTTTCAACGTGGATACCAATGCCTACCTCGAGGGACAGCTGCCGGTAAAAACAAAGGAAATGCTCGGCCTCGTCGCTTCCATGGTGCTCCGCTGCGACGATTGCATCAGGTATCACCTGATTAAATGCCATGAAAACGGAATGACCGAAGCGGAACTGATGGAAGTGATGGGAATAGCCAACCTGGTCGGCGGAACCATCGTGATTCCCCATACCCGGCGTGCAGTTGAATTCTGGGATGAACTCAACGCCTGA
- a CDS encoding DUF5686 and carboxypeptidase-like regulatory domain-containing protein → MMLPQFQSGFSGIKSGLFAPLIALIILFAGTHEVKAQITKIRGKVTDAVTGEGLPFVNVYFKGTTTGSTTDEQGYYAIETRHAADSLAASSVGYLTRVKPVIRNRFQEINFNLQPDQISLSEVVIKAGENPAEILLRKVIENKPLNDRENLEYYQFEAYTKIGFDANNLSEKFMNRKILKPFAFIFDYIDTSSYTGKAYLPVFLSESLSDVYYRNTPRTRREVIKASRVSGIDNASISQLLGDMIQQVNIYDNYITLFQKNFVSPLAGTALFSYRYYLVDSAYVDGHWCYKMAFKPRRKQEFTFHGDIWIHDSTFAVKQFEMHIAGDANINFINDLVLFQEFELVSGRHWMLAKDKLLVDFNITQRDSARNIGFFGSKTSSYRGFVINQPREKAFYNTPTTTMVDEAAGIKDDAFWADARHEALTRREDMVYQMVDTLRSLPVFKTWVDIVQMVTTGYYVHGNMEWGPYMSTYSFNQLEGHRFRLSGRTSNHFSTKLMLEGYTAYGLADQQIKYSGGFTYMIGKNPRRVVSGAVKYDVEQLGQSQNAFREDFLLASLFRRNPADKLSMVHQYKGYYEHEWFTGLSNTFSFTQRSLWSSGRVPFSIHCDNGDCLKHTDVIRTSEFSINTRFAMHEKVVMGEFERVSLGGKYPVLEINYTYGIPGLFSGDFEYHRLQLSLRHWFNILSWGWSKYNIEAGKIWGKVPYPLLKIHPGNETYVYDESAFNLMNYYEFISDQYISFYYTHHFVGAFFNKIPVFRKLKWREVAQVKGVIGNVTKENLAFSALPAGTYTTWKPYVEAGLGIENIFRIFRVDAVWRLSYYDHTDINKFGVMVSMQFDF, encoded by the coding sequence ATGATGCTTCCGCAATTTCAATCAGGATTTTCCGGAATAAAATCCGGTCTCTTCGCGCCCCTGATCGCACTCATCATCTTGTTTGCCGGCACGCATGAGGTGAAGGCACAGATTACCAAGATCAGGGGAAAGGTAACCGATGCCGTTACCGGAGAAGGCCTGCCATTCGTCAACGTCTATTTCAAAGGGACAACCACCGGCTCTACCACCGATGAACAGGGATATTATGCGATAGAAACAAGACACGCCGCCGATTCGCTGGCAGCATCCTCGGTCGGATACCTTACCAGGGTAAAACCGGTTATCCGCAACCGGTTTCAGGAGATTAACTTTAATCTGCAGCCTGACCAGATCAGCCTGTCGGAGGTTGTGATCAAAGCCGGCGAAAACCCGGCCGAAATCCTGCTGCGCAAGGTCATAGAAAACAAACCGCTCAACGACAGGGAAAACCTTGAATATTACCAGTTTGAAGCATACACAAAAATAGGTTTTGACGCCAACAACCTGTCCGAAAAGTTTATGAACCGGAAGATATTAAAGCCTTTCGCCTTCATTTTTGATTATATTGACACCTCTTCTTATACCGGCAAAGCTTACCTGCCTGTGTTTCTTTCCGAATCGCTTTCTGATGTCTATTACAGAAACACGCCGCGAACCCGGCGGGAAGTGATTAAAGCCTCGCGCGTATCGGGCATCGATAATGCCAGCATTTCGCAACTGCTGGGCGATATGATTCAGCAGGTTAACATTTATGACAACTACATTACCCTGTTTCAGAAAAATTTCGTCAGTCCGCTGGCAGGAACGGCCTTGTTTTCTTACAGGTATTATCTGGTTGACAGTGCATACGTTGACGGGCACTGGTGCTACAAAATGGCTTTTAAGCCCAGACGGAAACAGGAATTTACCTTTCATGGCGACATCTGGATCCACGACAGCACCTTTGCGGTGAAACAATTTGAAATGCACATCGCCGGAGATGCAAACATCAATTTCATCAACGACCTGGTGCTGTTCCAGGAATTTGAGCTGGTTTCCGGCCGGCACTGGATGCTGGCAAAAGACAAACTGCTGGTGGATTTTAACATCACCCAAAGGGATTCGGCCCGCAACATCGGCTTTTTCGGATCGAAAACAAGCTCGTACCGCGGCTTTGTCATAAACCAGCCAAGGGAAAAGGCGTTCTACAACACCCCCACCACCACCATGGTCGACGAGGCCGCAGGCATCAAAGACGATGCCTTCTGGGCTGATGCCCGCCACGAAGCGCTTACCCGGCGGGAGGATATGGTTTATCAGATGGTGGATACCCTGCGCTCGCTTCCTGTTTTTAAAACCTGGGTCGACATCGTGCAGATGGTAACCACCGGCTATTACGTTCACGGGAATATGGAATGGGGACCGTACATGTCAACCTACAGCTTCAATCAGCTTGAGGGCCACCGCTTCAGGCTCAGCGGCAGGACCAGCAACCACTTCAGCACAAAGCTGATGCTGGAGGGCTATACAGCTTACGGATTGGCAGATCAGCAAATCAAGTACAGCGGGGGATTTACCTATATGATTGGTAAAAATCCCCGGCGCGTAGTGAGCGGTGCCGTCAAATACGATGTGGAACAGCTCGGGCAGAGCCAGAATGCTTTCCGTGAAGATTTCCTGCTGGCGTCCCTGTTCAGAAGGAACCCGGCGGACAAACTTTCAATGGTTCATCAGTATAAGGGATATTACGAGCACGAATGGTTTACCGGATTGTCCAATACTTTTTCGTTCACCCAGCGCAGCCTGTGGAGTTCGGGGCGCGTACCCTTCAGTATTCACTGCGACAACGGCGACTGCCTCAAACACACGGACGTAATCAGAACATCCGAGTTCAGCATCAATACCCGCTTTGCCATGCATGAGAAAGTGGTAATGGGCGAGTTCGAACGTGTCAGCCTCGGCGGGAAATATCCTGTTCTTGAAATCAATTACACCTATGGCATCCCCGGCCTTTTCAGCGGAGATTTCGAATACCACCGGCTTCAGCTTTCCCTGCGTCACTGGTTCAATATTCTTTCATGGGGCTGGTCGAAATACAATATTGAGGCAGGAAAAATCTGGGGGAAAGTCCCCTATCCCCTGCTGAAAATACATCCGGGGAACGAGACTTATGTTTACGACGAGTCGGCGTTTAACCTGATGAATTATTATGAATTCATCAGCGACCAGTATATCAGCTTCTATTACACCCACCATTTTGTCGGTGCATTTTTCAATAAAATCCCTGTATTCCGTAAACTCAAATGGCGCGAGGTTGCCCAGGTTAAAGGGGTGATCGGCAATGTTACCAAAGAAAATCTTGCTTTCTCAGCCCTGCCGGCGGGGACCTACACCACCTGGAAACCTTATGTCGAGGCCGGCCTGGGCATCGAAAATATCTTTCGCATTTTCAGGGTGGATGCCGTGTGGAGACTTAGTTATTATGACCATACCGATATCAACAAGTTCGGCGTTATGGTATCCATGCAGTTTGATTTCTGA
- the lptB gene encoding LPS export ABC transporter ATP-binding protein yields MILRTENLVKKYRSRTVVNNVSVEVRQGEIVGLLGPNGAGKTTSFYMIVGLIKPFSGRVFLEDTEITDMPMYKRAQLGIGYLAQEASVFRHLSVEDNIAAVLEFTSLSKSEQKERLESLISEFGLNHVRKSRGIQLSGGERRRTEIARALAVDPRFILLDEPFAGVDPIAVEDIQHIVSKLREKNIGILITDHNVHETLSITDRAYLLFEGSVLKSGSAEELAADEQVRNVYLGKNFELRR; encoded by the coding sequence ATGATCCTGAGAACCGAAAACCTGGTAAAAAAATACCGCAGCAGAACTGTCGTCAACAATGTATCCGTGGAGGTAAGGCAGGGTGAGATTGTCGGGCTGCTCGGGCCCAACGGCGCGGGAAAAACCACATCCTTTTACATGATCGTGGGCCTGATCAAACCATTTTCGGGGAGAGTGTTTCTGGAGGACACTGAAATCACCGATATGCCCATGTATAAGCGCGCGCAACTGGGCATCGGGTACCTTGCACAGGAAGCTTCTGTTTTCAGGCATCTGAGTGTTGAAGACAACATTGCCGCCGTGCTCGAATTCACCTCACTGAGTAAATCCGAACAGAAAGAAAGGCTGGAATCCCTGATCTCGGAATTCGGGCTGAACCATGTAAGGAAAAGCCGCGGCATACAGCTTTCGGGTGGGGAACGCCGCCGCACCGAAATCGCACGCGCCCTGGCCGTAGACCCCAGGTTTATCCTGCTCGATGAACCCTTTGCCGGCGTTGATCCCATCGCGGTGGAAGACATTCAGCATATCGTTTCGAAACTCAGGGAGAAAAACATCGGCATACTGATTACCGATCATAATGTGCACGAGACCCTCTCCATTACCGACCGGGCGTACCTGCTGTTCGAAGGTTCGGTGCTGAAATCGGGCTCGGCCGAAGAGCTGGCAGCCGACGAGCAGGTCAGGAATGTATATCTCGGAAAGAATTTCGAATTAAGAAGGTAA
- a CDS encoding serine hydrolase domain-containing protein: MKYLPRLILTLMFTLFFAGNDSLTSGTSFDESEILTSQEELELNKILSADRIRRLDSLLNVYTNIRGFNGNVLVAINGYKVFERASGYADPLRKEPVTAASVYQLASVSKQFTAAAVMLLKSDGRLDFDDMVVDYIPELPYPGVSISHLLHHTGGLPNYFYLIDKYWSKDYAPDNEDVISMLERYRLPAFFKPGSRYDYSNTGYVVLAALVERITGMSLNEFLQRRIFIPLGMKNTYVYSAADSTAGKRHVDGFRALRRGYMRIMESKSNGPVGDKGVCSTIEDLYIWDQALYSGFPLSDELLDEAFSPVRTLSGKEVPYGYGFRLRTYNDEKVVYHNGVWEGFRSNFHRYPESHNTIIVLNNTSTRINHELVNQIESIIHNFPVEDITRAMAGLALEKGWEQAYDFYLFLEDTGQSEQVDIERLAEVSAFMEHTGKTTKAGEINRLISRIQGLDRS; the protein is encoded by the coding sequence ATGAAATATCTGCCCCGGCTGATTCTGACTCTGATGTTCACCCTGTTTTTTGCAGGAAACGACAGTCTCACTTCAGGAACGAGCTTCGACGAATCGGAAATATTGACAAGTCAGGAAGAGCTGGAGCTGAATAAAATACTATCTGCCGACAGGATCCGGCGGTTGGATTCCCTCCTCAACGTCTACACAAATATCAGGGGTTTCAATGGCAATGTACTGGTTGCCATTAATGGTTACAAGGTGTTTGAGCGCGCCTCGGGTTATGCCGACCCGTTGCGGAAGGAGCCGGTCACAGCGGCTTCCGTTTATCAGCTGGCGTCCGTCAGCAAGCAGTTTACCGCCGCCGCGGTGATGCTGCTCAAATCCGACGGCCGCCTTGACTTTGACGACATGGTGGTGGATTATATCCCCGAGCTGCCTTATCCCGGGGTGAGCATCAGTCATTTGCTGCACCACACCGGCGGACTGCCTAATTACTTTTATCTGATCGACAAATACTGGAGCAAGGATTATGCACCCGATAATGAGGATGTGATCTCGATGCTTGAGCGCTACCGGCTTCCTGCCTTTTTCAAACCAGGCAGCAGGTATGATTATTCCAATACCGGTTACGTGGTACTTGCCGCACTGGTGGAACGTATAACAGGGATGAGCCTGAACGAATTTCTGCAACGCAGGATTTTTATTCCCCTGGGGATGAAGAATACCTATGTATACAGCGCCGCCGATTCCACTGCCGGAAAAAGGCACGTTGACGGTTTCAGGGCGCTCAGGAGGGGTTACATGCGGATAATGGAATCAAAATCAAACGGGCCTGTGGGCGATAAAGGAGTGTGTTCCACCATTGAAGACCTTTATATCTGGGATCAGGCGCTCTATTCAGGTTTCCCCCTCAGTGACGAACTGCTTGATGAAGCTTTTTCACCGGTACGCACACTGTCAGGAAAGGAAGTCCCTTATGGTTATGGATTCCGCCTGAGGACATACAACGATGAGAAGGTGGTATATCACAACGGGGTATGGGAAGGTTTCAGGTCGAATTTCCACCGCTACCCGGAGAGCCATAACACCATCATCGTGCTTAACAATACCAGCACCAGGATCAATCATGAGCTGGTAAATCAGATAGAGTCAATTATTCACAACTTTCCGGTTGAAGACATCACCCGTGCCATGGCAGGTCTTGCATTGGAGAAGGGTTGGGAGCAGGCCTATGACTTTTATCTTTTCCTGGAGGATACCGGGCAATCGGAACAGGTGGATATTGAACGCCTGGCAGAGGTAAGCGCCTTTATGGAACACACCGGGAAGACCACAAAAGCCGGGGAAATCAACAGGCTCATCAGCAGGATTCAGGGCCTGGACAGGTCTTAG
- a CDS encoding CDP-alcohol phosphatidyltransferase family protein, giving the protein MKNKNPVLSQLPNMVTLLNLLSGSVSVIMVLSGETLIAAMLVGLAAIFDFFDGFLARLLKVKSDIGKELDSLADVISFGLVPALFLFMLLRNNPGLEETAGVGDMIPYLALLTGAFSAYRLAFFNLDTRQTESFRGLPTPANAIFIVSLSLIAGETPLFDAGVISSFAGNLWVQLLLIPLSCWLLVSDIPMFALKFSKGFGFSQNRTRYIFLLLSLLLLALFRFGGIPLIIVMYVMISLFTEGEKN; this is encoded by the coding sequence TTGAAAAACAAAAACCCTGTTTTGTCGCAGTTGCCCAATATGGTGACCCTGCTGAACCTCCTGAGCGGTTCCGTATCCGTGATTATGGTGCTGTCGGGTGAAACCCTGATCGCTGCCATGCTGGTAGGGTTGGCGGCCATTTTCGATTTTTTCGACGGCTTCCTGGCCCGGCTGCTGAAGGTAAAGTCAGACATCGGTAAGGAGCTGGATTCCCTGGCGGATGTGATTTCGTTCGGGTTGGTGCCGGCCTTGTTCCTTTTTATGCTGCTGCGGAATAACCCGGGACTGGAAGAAACGGCGGGAGTGGGAGATATGATCCCATATCTTGCATTGCTGACCGGGGCTTTTTCGGCCTACCGCCTGGCCTTTTTCAACCTCGACACCCGGCAGACGGAATCGTTCCGGGGCTTACCCACCCCGGCCAATGCAATTTTTATCGTCTCATTGTCGCTGATTGCCGGCGAGACCCCCTTGTTTGATGCCGGCGTTATTTCTTCGTTTGCCGGCAATCTGTGGGTTCAGTTATTGCTGATCCCCCTGAGTTGCTGGCTGTTGGTGTCAGATATTCCCATGTTCGCATTGAAGTTCAGCAAGGGTTTCGGGTTCTCTCAAAACAGGACCAGGTACATTTTTTTACTGCTCAGTTTGTTGTTGCTGGCGTTATTCCGCTTCGGAGGAATTCCGCTGATCATCGTGATGTACGTCATGATTTCCCTGTTTACGGAGGGTGAAAAAAACTAA
- a CDS encoding TFIIB-type zinc ribbon-containing protein, which produces MKCPNCNVNLVMAERSGIEIDYCPECRGVWLDRGELDKIIERSSQTTRNVQHDSFSEKQRYPSDRDYPYKKKKGLLGELFDF; this is translated from the coding sequence ATGAAATGTCCGAATTGTAATGTTAACCTTGTAATGGCCGAAAGAAGCGGCATTGAGATAGACTACTGTCCGGAGTGCCGCGGTGTGTGGCTCGACCGTGGCGAGCTTGATAAAATTATTGAACGATCGTCTCAAACCACCAGGAATGTGCAGCACGACAGCTTTTCTGAAAAACAAAGATATCCTTCAGACAGGGATTATCCCTATAAAAAGAAAAAGGGGCTGTTGGGAGAATTGTTTGATTTTTAA
- a CDS encoding type I restriction enzyme HsdR N-terminal domain-containing protein — protein sequence MNSDKWNEICFLLSENVKKDISENSFEQIVIQALRVLDWKQFSGDYEIRPSYQIGATNRITPDFVIKSTDNQKLFVIEIKQPYLPITSTHQQQLFSYMRQLKMEYGVLIGQAIQIFYDGDLVQQDDPVLLDTIRFERDSKKGEDFVRLFSKENFNFGSLKEYTLQSIRKINRKQDFRLLLARITSKDFKEKFSDLIKQEFIGEYDGELIDSVLNELNIEIATKNKAGNANPDQIIEIKPNKRNSNDTILAKELTSNDRDYSKYFFKGQTFGKNRLVLEVLKDYVENNPSTTYSQLKTIFPDSLQGRETFTTEIEAKQKRDRRNFIKPNEVIPLIDTTIAVSTQWSLGNITRFIDHCKQMNINIQVVR from the coding sequence ATGAACAGCGACAAATGGAACGAAATCTGTTTTCTACTTTCGGAAAATGTAAAAAAGGACATAAGTGAAAATTCTTTCGAACAAATTGTCATACAAGCTCTGAGAGTTCTGGATTGGAAACAATTTTCAGGAGATTATGAAATCAGACCTTCCTATCAAATTGGGGCGACGAACCGAATAACACCGGACTTTGTTATTAAATCCACCGACAATCAGAAGCTTTTCGTAATTGAGATTAAACAGCCCTATTTACCAATTACATCAACTCATCAGCAGCAGCTATTTTCCTATATGCGGCAGTTAAAAATGGAGTACGGTGTTTTAATCGGACAAGCAATTCAGATATTTTATGATGGCGATCTGGTTCAACAAGACGACCCGGTACTACTTGACACTATCAGATTTGAAAGGGACAGCAAGAAAGGCGAGGATTTTGTCAGGCTATTCAGCAAAGAAAATTTTAATTTCGGTTCATTAAAAGAATACACATTGCAGTCAATCAGAAAAATAAACAGAAAACAAGATTTCCGATTACTCCTTGCCAGAATTACTTCAAAAGACTTCAAAGAAAAATTTTCTGATTTGATAAAGCAGGAATTTATCGGGGAGTATGATGGTGAACTGATTGATTCTGTTTTGAATGAATTAAACATTGAAATAGCAACGAAGAACAAAGCCGGGAATGCTAATCCTGATCAAATAATCGAAATTAAACCAAATAAAAGAAATTCCAATGATACAATTCTGGCAAAAGAGTTAACTTCAAATGACAGAGATTATTCGAAATATTTTTTCAAAGGACAGACTTTCGGAAAAAACCGACTCGTACTAGAGGTTCTTAAGGATTATGTTGAAAATAATCCAAGTACAACCTATAGTCAATTAAAGACAATATTTCCTGATAGTTTACAAGGCAGGGAAACGTTCACAACCGAAATAGAAGCGAAACAAAAAAGAGATAGAAGAAACTTCATAAAACCAAACGAAGTAATTCCTCTAATTGACACAACTATTGCTGTTAGCACCCAATGGAGTCTCGGGAATATCACCCGGTTTATTGACCACTGTAAACAAATGAATATTAATATTCAAGTGGTACGATGA
- the dcm gene encoding DNA (cytosine-5-)-methyltransferase, with protein MKKFNKYTEIKKKLKIEVDRKTDDRLANLTHFFQTSDTDAAFYFENGAKEYLLSLEDNIINPEESEIQYYLPIEWDVPFPSPKNPKFTFIDLFAGIGGIRLAYQNLGGKCVFSSEWNNPARITYDANFGEVPFGDITKISEKDIPDHDILLAGFPCQPFSIAGVSKKNALGRAHGFLDETQGTLFFDIARIIDHKRPKAFMLENVKNLVSHDKGNTFKVISGTLKELGYSIYYKVLDSKHFVPQHRERIIIVGFNSQIFNNQEKFEFPDLPEPKSSAKEILESNPDDKYTLTDNLWQYLQNYSRKHKEKGNGFGFGLVDFDGITRTISARYYKDGSEALIPQAGKNPRRLTPRECARLQGYPDNFIIPVSDMQAYKQFGNSVTVPLIQSVGEKLIQEITK; from the coding sequence TTGAAAAAGTTTAATAAATACACAGAAATAAAGAAAAAGTTGAAAATTGAGGTTGATCGTAAAACTGATGATCGGTTAGCGAATCTTACCCACTTTTTTCAGACTTCTGATACTGATGCTGCATTTTATTTTGAGAATGGAGCTAAAGAGTATCTCCTTAGCCTAGAAGATAATATTATTAATCCAGAAGAATCTGAGATTCAGTACTATCTTCCAATAGAATGGGACGTCCCTTTTCCCTCGCCAAAGAATCCTAAATTCACCTTTATTGATCTTTTCGCCGGGATAGGTGGGATAAGATTAGCTTATCAGAACCTTGGGGGTAAATGTGTTTTTTCAAGTGAGTGGAATAATCCAGCCAGAATTACATATGATGCAAATTTTGGTGAAGTTCCATTTGGTGATATCACAAAAATTTCGGAAAAGGATATCCCGGATCATGATATCTTATTGGCAGGTTTTCCATGTCAACCATTTTCTATTGCTGGAGTTTCCAAGAAAAATGCCCTTGGCCGGGCGCATGGATTTCTTGATGAAACTCAGGGAACTCTGTTTTTTGATATAGCAAGGATAATTGATCATAAACGCCCGAAAGCATTTATGCTTGAAAATGTGAAGAACCTTGTTTCACACGACAAAGGAAATACCTTTAAAGTAATTTCCGGAACTTTGAAAGAACTGGGGTACTCAATTTATTATAAAGTACTGGATAGTAAACACTTTGTTCCACAGCATCGGGAGAGAATCATTATAGTAGGCTTTAATTCTCAGATATTTAATAATCAGGAAAAATTTGAATTTCCGGATTTGCCAGAGCCGAAAAGTTCAGCTAAAGAAATTCTGGAATCAAATCCTGATGATAAGTATACACTAACTGATAATCTATGGCAATATCTTCAGAATTATTCCAGAAAGCACAAAGAGAAGGGGAATGGATTTGGGTTTGGCTTGGTTGACTTCGATGGAATTACCAGAACAATCTCAGCCCGGTATTATAAGGATGGTTCTGAAGCTTTAATCCCACAAGCTGGTAAAAATCCCAGAAGATTAACGCCTCGTGAGTGTGCGCGATTACAGGGGTATCCTGATAATTTTATTATTCCGGTTTCTGATATGCAGGCTTACAAACAGTTTGGGAATTCTGTTACCGTTCCACTGATACAATCTGTGGGAGAAAAATTAATACAAGAAATAACTAAATAG
- a CDS encoding helix-turn-helix domain-containing protein, translated as MEISKLIGIRILELRKNKGLSQEALANLAEIDRTYMTGVETGKRNISVKVLLKIITALGSNYRSFFDHPSFENTNQ; from the coding sequence ATGGAAATCAGTAAACTCATCGGGATAAGAATTCTCGAATTACGAAAAAATAAGGGATTGTCTCAGGAAGCCCTTGCCAATCTTGCTGAAATTGACAGAACCTATATGACCGGAGTCGAAACCGGGAAGCGTAATATTTCAGTAAAAGTTTTACTCAAGATTATTACTGCCCTGGGGAGTAATTATCGAAGCTTCTTTGATCACCCATCCTTTGAAAATACTAATCAGTGA
- a CDS encoding very short patch repair endonuclease — MTDVHDKATRSYNMSRVRGKDTKPEMLVRKFLFSKGFRYRLHDKKLPGKPDIVLPKYKTVIFINGCFWHGHEGCRYFVVPKTRTEWWVEKIKRNKENDSAKINSLVEKGWNVIIIWECLLKPVNRDTTLGKLDSDIRAFTGS; from the coding sequence ATGACTGATGTGCACGACAAGGCAACCCGCAGTTACAATATGAGCAGGGTCAGGGGTAAGGATACAAAGCCCGAGATGCTTGTGAGAAAATTTCTGTTCTCCAAAGGATTCCGTTACCGGCTGCACGACAAAAAACTGCCCGGCAAACCGGATATTGTGTTGCCGAAATACAAAACGGTTATTTTTATCAACGGCTGCTTCTGGCACGGACATGAAGGGTGCAGGTATTTTGTTGTGCCGAAAACAAGAACAGAATGGTGGGTTGAGAAGATAAAGAGGAATAAGGAAAATGATTCCGCAAAGATAAATTCATTAGTGGAAAAGGGGTGGAATGTTATTATAATATGGGAATGCCTGCTTAAGCCCGTTAACAGGGATACCACGCTTGGCAAGCTTGATTCAGATATAAGGGCATTTACAGGAAGTTAG